The nucleotide sequence taacctgtgaccagttcataaaaaTGTAGTGAACTGCTCTATTGCGTTATACCACAACTGCTTTAACAaggtagttttatttcacaacctgcctccagctttAAGGTTGTGGTACAGCAGTAGCATACGGTAGTGTTATAGAGGATGGAATTCACTCTGTTTCTCTGTCTGTGTATCCCTCTTTTTTAGAGTCTAATTTAAAATGGCTCTTGCTACTAAATATCGGCTTGCTGCTAAATGTCGCCTGAACAGTATTCAGTTTTCTTATTAACCTTCTGTTCCACTCCCTTAGCCAATACAAATCATATAGTTCTACATCTGATACTGGTACTGATACATAAAACGTTAATGGTTATATGTACACAAACATGAAGAACTACATACTAACAGCTTTCACATACATTATAATAATTACAAAAGTGGACAGGTGAGTAACATGCAGGTATATCTGCGTTACTCACACAACCAgccattcgccggccggagtggccaagcggttctaggcgctacagtctggaaccgcgcgaccgctacggtcgcaggttcgaatcctgcatcgggaaggaatgtgtgtgatgtccttaggttagttaggttgaagtagttctaagttctaggggactaatgacctcagaagttaagtctcataatgctcagagccatttgagccaaccagcCATTCGACTTGACACTGATCGAGTTGCTGGACGAACTCGTTGgctagcacaaagacaagcagtagaaattctcaccaGTTGCTGGTAGATATTATCTTGGTCAAACGCAAGCTCATGATTGATTGCTATGAAGGGCAAGATAACGAGGTGTAGAATGGACTCGATGTACTGCTGTGCCATAGGGATGCAGCGCACCACAACCAAAGTGGTCGTGCTTTGAAATGAAACGGCACCACAGAAAATCACTTCTATATAtatgtccatgatatccaatattacaaatttactgtctctgacagacagacgtccagatcatccactctcaaaactccgccatctcacttccccacatccactactgctggcggctcacctcccactgcgcaacgctacgcgctgttaacagcccactgcccaacactgcaatagccaacaacaatgcaaaccagccacagactgcacacagcacagccagtgattttcatacggagcgatatgtggcgttaccattaagaaaaccttaacagcctacttacaatgtgctcttcagtggatagatgggagaagcccTGGGACGCAAacagataaatcaatggccgagtaactaccatgagccgcaCTGAAacatgtggcggccccagtatttaagaggcagaggtcgaactgagacagtaaagtttccaTATCTCCGCCTCGGCCAGAAAGCACAGTGCTCCCCAGAAGGTattatgagcgttaaaatctcccaaaaaaggaaaggtttagggagttgatcagccGGTGCAGCTAAtaaattcaggggtactgcacgATCTGGAGGAATATATatactgcagacagttatttccagcATTGTCCGTAttttgacagccacagcttcaagaggagtttgaaggggtacAGGTTCACAACAGAacttgagtttaggacataaacgcaaactccacctgccaCTCAATTATAGTAGCTACAGTTCCTGTAACatcccttatagctgcagagggcagggatccgcattgctgggaaccaggtctcctggagggcaatgcaaatagtaggtgtaaagtttaacagttgctgtagctcagccaggaggtggaaaaaaccaccgcaattccactggaggatgaaatTATCGTGAGACTggaaaggcatggaacattcagtgaggtAGTTTACGCCtcgagtcacctgctgccaccaactcatTGCCTGAGCAGTCTGCAACCATTGTgactgagggtctggtgagatctaggtcctcagcagatgccaaaaTCCGCACTCCCATCCTCAGATGCAaaacttgtaggtagcagtggtttgggtgccaccgcaatttccttggtcttaggagttttctttttggatttctctcgctcatCCTTGGGTTTCCCCAGCTGGGAGgactggctcagtctccaggactgaggatgagcgtgaagccctatggaGGGCTGCTTTTGGAATCTTCAGCCATCGGTGGGTGTCTTCTTTCCCACtagtagaaacctgggaagggagtgacaccttcccagcgagagaagccgaagaagacttacgcttctccagcttagaagtggggacaggcgtccctggtggttgggggggggggggggggttgctcctgaagtaggtggtgcaggagcaacagggagggaaattcccccccaccatcaagggggcaggggtagtcttccggctctgagaggtgactggggttgatgGAGCTGATGGTGacagaactgttgtagtggcggtgtaagacgatgtcatatgtacaggatgcaggtgttaaaattttctcttagcctcaatgtaagtcagtcggtccagagtctatgatttctctttctttctggagaatcctgcggTCTGTCGAGCAAGGCGAATAGTGCTcttcacagttgacacagatgggaggcggagtaTTGAGATTtgatgggcatccacaatctcgacatgtgacactggatgtacagtgggaagacacatgaccaaacttccagcacttaaagcaccgcattgggggagggataaagGGCttaacatcacagtggtagaccatcaccttgagctTATCGGGCAATGTATCAGCCTCGACGgcaaagatgaaggcactggtgacaACCTATTTATCCCTCGGACACCGGTATACACGCCGGACCAAATGTACACCTCGTCACTCTAAACTGATGCGCAGCACATCGTCAGACTGCAgcagaaggtccctgtgaaatatggaaccctggaccatatttaagctcttatgggacgtGATGGTTAGAGAAGCATCCCTCAGCTTGTCATAAGcgagtaacgcccgtgactgggcagagaatgctgttTTGATAAAGAATGACCCGGATTTCATTTGGGGACAAGCCCTCCATCTTCTCAGACTTGTACTCCGAATGCTAAacaagggaggggaacgatttggggtcgtacttgaATTGAGCATAGAGATTGCTGGTGTTTCACCATCGGCAAGAGATGATGGAatacgcttcatcgcgtgtcatccgccctgatgccacccacttcgaACAAGGgcactccccacgggcgccacccagccgcagcaaaggtcacctggcagcatggccgttgctgggagtcccaatgccccagggggatgggcatccaCTCCTTCGCATatatggggagttaatggcgcggacatcagcagagcgatccctgtgtggtcagggtgcTACAGGTTTACTTTCagcacacgctgtaacggtcgtaggCATTACTTATCTTTGAggctggatgtggtgagttgatgttagtgaataaTGATTTTAAGGcagcaaagacaccattatcaacatgtAATTGAGTTTTCATGTGGTCGTGTAACAGGACTATGAGACACTGAATGATCCTTTCGCGATATTAACGAGAGATCTGAcacgaatgtagctactgtacataattgctggcagcggtgctcacggGAATGTACGATCGAAAGAAAATCGGGCTATGGATTGCTACGTGGCTCTGTGGAGAGGTAAGACAGTCGTGTTCGATGTATGGCTCTGTCGCAACATACTGCACCTGCAGCTCTAATATGTGCAGTTGGCAACATCGTGACACAACGAATTGCTACAATTCGGTTAATTCAAGGACAGATCTAAGCCAGATACCATGTAGCGTCTATTCTACTGTACGATTTTTCTCCAGTCAGTGTATACACAATTCTTTTTTGCCATTACTTAATTATTATTGTTGCCATAATAGTAAAATAACGATAATTCCATTAATAAGCTCAGATATGTCTTTGTAATCAATCAAAACACGTATAAATTCAATTGAAAATAGGAAAACGTAACTTAATATATAAATAGGGAGAGGAGGAGAGAAGAGGcactaaaataagaaataaataaaaatattgaaagataaaaaACTCAGCGGAGTTCCTCAACGTCGCGGCACACATTCTTTAGTTGGTTGTTCGTAATACAGAATAGCAAGACGTAAAATAAATACTTTGTTTTTCATGTAAACTTACGCTCACACTTATTTGCTTTATTAATCGACACCAAAAATGCAAAATATTTGTCGTTGCATAATGCAAAACAGTAAAACGAATTCTTTTGATTACAAGGATTATTGCAGTTCAGAAAGATCCTGACACTGAGATCAGTCTGTGTTTGTATGATGGGATGCTGAGTAAAATATAGAAATTGGTATTTATATACTTGCAGCAGGATGAATGGCGTGAGAATCTTCGTATACGGCCTTGTCTTTGGTTTTCCCATACCGGTTAAACACAGTTAATAATATTAATACGTATATTTCCAAGAATTTTATTTCCGTGTATTTTCTgttaataacaaagaaaaaaaatttttttttcgagtgGAACGAAAAGCTCGAAATCTCAAAGCCTTCCACAGAGTAGTGATGAAATCTACTAAGCATGATTAAACTATGGCTACTTACATGTGCAATGCTTTCTGTTAACCCTGGGAAACTGCAAATAATATTAGTGTAATTGTGGAAGACAACAGTACTGTCATTGGTGTCATTTCTTTGTGATGAAGTGTAACTGCAAAGAGTGCACCTTATTTAAAAAACCCGCACCATTCTACAAGTATTGTTCATTACATACGTCGATTAGTTTGCTAGCTCCGAAACTGTAGTGTGCTGGTTGGTTAATACAGCGAGAACGGGCTATGCAAGGTCGTGTGATTTGATAAAAACCCATGCAGTTTGCGCACTATCACAGGTGCGAGTACTTGTTCTTGCCCAAGGCGCGCCACCTCATTACCCTGTTATCTCGTCACCTGTACTCGTACGCCAGAGCAGCAGTATAAAATGGGCTCACCAGACACCGCACCCCACAGTCTGGGTGGAGCACAGCGGTAGCCATGGCGAGAAACCTGATCTTCTACTGTTGCCTGGTCGCTGCCGTTGCTGTTTCGGCGCAAGCCGCGCCGCAAGACACGCTGGACAACTTGGACCTGGACGAGATCCTCAACAACGACCACCTCCTGATATCCTACACCCAGTGCATGCTCAATGCAGACGACGGAAAGTGCACCGCAGAGGGAAAGGAGATCAAACGTAAGTGCGGAAGCTAAGATTCCCTCTTTCTGGTGCCTCTGTCTTGTCTTTCTTCCATTGTTCACCTTCGTCAAAGCTCTGTTCCTGTTAGCCTGGTAGCTACAGTTCTTCGATTGATTAATACTCTCACGGAATATGGCGCAGCGCTCCCATTTTCAAACTCATCAGATCGTGCAGAATGTTAGTAAATACAATTCTGTATGTTTGCCTAGGAGATTTTATACAATCCCTTCAAGAGACATCGTTTCTATTCCTTGTCATGTGCCTAATTGTAATATGGAGAAGATGGGTTTCCCCTAAGAGCAACAACAGATCGTCAACAGCCTAATCATATGGTGCAACGAAGACATATTTTCTTACCCTactcaagtaatattacacccatcTGAAGATTTTGGTGTTCCATCATATTGAAAATTTCGTGTCCTATCCAGAAATGTTCTTGGAAATTGAACTAATAAAGTAGGAAAGCTCTTACATGCAGCTCCATAAATTTTTTAGAAGAAGCAAAACGTATTTATCAgaaggactaagaaatgaaagttcTTGAGAAAAATTCCACATTTTCTGCTACGCTTTAAGTTATTCTTGGCCGAAATTATTCCACATGCATATTAAAGAGGCAGAATTATTAATATGTATAATTATTGGACATGAGGTGTTTGCACAAAAGTGAGCACACGAGGCTTTCTGTATTAACTGAATTTCAATGAATAGCGTGTTTCTGCAAtttattaatatattaataaaaaatggagTACAATATGTGTTCCAATAGATGTATGATACATACGCAAACAAAAATTGTACAACATGCAAGTATTCACGATCATCACAATGTTATGCTTTTCTAGTCCAAAAATTTTTCGCCTTAGTTTTTTGAGGCTGGTAAGGTCCAAATCTCCTAATACGTTCCTTTCACTCTCGCCTGAAAGAGGCATATTCGTTGTAGAATCTTAACGCAAGATAGGCagcttccaatcccaaagaaagcaggtgttgacagatgtgaaaattaccgaactatcactttaataagtcacagctgtaaaatactgtgtcttgaaacgaggatataagatgaacatcaacaaaagcaaaac is from Schistocerca cancellata isolate TAMUIC-IGC-003103 chromosome 6, iqSchCanc2.1, whole genome shotgun sequence and encodes:
- the LOC126191532 gene encoding ejaculatory bulb-specific protein 3-like, which codes for MARNLIFYCCLVAAVAVSAQAAPQDTLDNLDLDEILNNDHLLISYTQCMLNADDGKCTAEGKEIKRRLPKVFATGCGDCTPSHLERAVKALKHITDKYPAEWAKLKAKFDPTGEYTKHHAETWNQHRVNI